The Lewinellaceae bacterium DNA window CGCTATTGTTCCGCCAGGCACCGGGATCATCCTGCTTGCAGCCAAGAAAATCAATATTCATGACAACACCATCACTGGCCACAAGACCATCGGCACAGCCATTGCCAGCTACCATATTACCGAGCGTCCATGGAAAGATGAGCGTTATGATCCTTTCACCTACGATGTATCCATCCACCATAACCATTATGACCGTAAAAGCGCCATACCCGACCTCAGCAAGGATTTCGGCAAAATGGTCAATCTTCTGTTCCCAGGTAAGCCACAGGACATCCTGTACGATGGAATCACCCGGGAGAATACGGAAGCATCAAACCCGATGAACATTTGCATTCAGGACAACTCGGCGGATCAATTGCGGTTTGCCATGGTTGATGCAGCCCATGATTTTGACGACGTAAGTCAGGATCCTTCACCCTACAACTGCCGGTGATGCGTACCAAACTGTTCTGGGTAGGACTGATACTTATATTTCTGGGGCAATTTTGCAGTACCCCAAACCAAACCGTTCAGCTACCTCCTCCCGGGGCCCCTTTCAGGCATTTATCGGAATACAACTTGTATGCCGGCAAGTTGGCCTCCCTTCAACCAAACGATCGGGTGTTATCGTATGAAGTGATCAATTCACTATTTACCGATTATGCTCTTAAAGCCCGGTTTGTGTGGATGCCTGAGGGAAGTACAGCGTCCCTCATGGAAGACGGCACCATAAGCTTCCCGGAGGGAGCCATACTCGTTAAAAACTTCTATTACCCGGCCGATATGCGGGACATTCATAGTGTCAGGAGGATTTTGGAGACGCGCTTACTGATCCGGGAAAATGACCATTGGTCAGCCTATGCCTATATCTGGAACGATAAACAAAATGAAGCGGAATACAGCCCGGTCGGAGCATTGCTTCCCGTCACCTGGACGGATACCTCGGGTGTTGCCCGGTCGATCCATTATCTGGTTCCCAATAAAAATCAATGTAAGAACTGCCACAACCTGAATGGAACCGTCCAACCGATCGGGCCGAAATTTGCCAATCTGAATCGCCCTGTGAGCCAGGCCGACGGCAGTACCATCAATCAAATCGAACGGTGGATCAACAATGGATATCTGCGACCAAGCTTTCAGACGGATTCACTCGCCACGATGCCCAAATGGGACGATCCCGGATCAGGTGATCTGCAATCCCGGGCGCTGGCCTACCTCGATGTTAATTGCGGGCATTGCCACCGGCCTGAAGGCCCCGGCAACACATCAGGACTTTATTTGCAATTTTCGGAAACCAACCCGACCCACCTTGGCTTGTGTAAGGTGCCGGTAGCGGCAGGTAAAGGTTCGGGGGGCCGCACATTTGACATACAGCCCGGACATCCAGACCAATCCATCCTGATGTACCGCGTCCAGTCCCTGGATCCCGGTGTCATGATGCCCGAACTGGGCAGAACTATCGTACATGAAGAAGGGGTGGCTGTCGTCCGCGATTGGATTGCTTCACTTCAGACCGATTGTTATGACTAGATCATTACTTCGTACCCTTGCGCTTTCAACCGCCTTTATATTATTCGGCGGAGCCTTCATTTCGCTGAAAAGCCAGTCGCTGACACAACGTGTCACCGGGAAAGTCGTGGATCAGGTAACCCACCAACCCTTACCGGGCGTCTCGGTCGTCGTCCTGGATACTGATCCACTGATGGGAACTGTCAGCGATGATGATGGTACTTTTGCCCTTGAGCAGGTTCCGGTGGGCCGGCATCAATTGCAGTGCAGCTATGTAGGTTACCAAACCTATACCACCGAAGGGTTGGTGATCACGTCCGCGAAAGCCGTCCAGATCGACATCGAACTTGCAGAAGGGGTAGACCTGGCCAGCGTGGAGGTTATCGCTTCCGGCTTTGCCAATGCTCCGGTCAACAATCTGGCCATGGTAAGCGCCCGCTCGTTCACGGTCGAGGAAACCGAACGTATCGCTGCCAGCGTCAACGATATGGGACGCATGGCCCTCTCCTACCCCGGAGTACAGCAAGGTGGCGACGATACGGAAAATGACATCATCATCCGCGGGAATTCAAGCTTCGGCATCCTTTGGAGACTGGAAGGAATTGATATCCCTAATCCAAACCATTTTGCCCGTCCGGGCACTTCCGGAGGCGGAATTACCATCTTTAGTGCACAGTTGCTCAGCCGGTCCGACTTTTATACTGGTGGCATGCCAGCCGAATACGGAAATGCACTTTCCGGTGCCTTTGACATTCATTTTAAACACGGTAACCTCCAGGAGCGTGAATACCGGATCAAGACCGGCCTGCTTGGTCTTGACTTCGCTACGGAGGGCCCGATACGCAAAGACCATTCTTCCTATGTGGTCAATTACCGGTATTCGACCCTGGGCTTACTCAATAAATTGGGCTTTCATCTGGTCGGTGAGCGGGTAAGCAATGATTTTCAGGACCTCTCCTTCAACATATACCGGGAGAGTGACGACAAAAAGAAACAGTGGACCCTGTTCGGCATGGGGGGGATTTCCCTGGAGCACTATACACCGGTTACCGATCCGGAGGAACGCGAGCCAGGCATAGCCAACGAATGGGAAGATCGACGACAAGGTAGCAATATGGCGGCCCTTGGTTCCACGTATACCCATCTGCTGAATGAAAAATCCTACCTCAAAGGGGTGGTTGCCCTGATGGGCAGCGACATCTTTCGTATGTATGACACACTGAATCTGGAAGATGTCCGCTACCGCTACAATACGGAGAATTATCTGGACAACCGGCTGTCCACTTCCTGGACCTATTCGGTGCAAATGAATGAGCGGTGGAGCCTGAAATCCGGGTTGATCGGTCACCTGATCTTCTATCGCTTCTTTAATGAGACCAATCCGCGCTCTTCCATCACTGACATCACAGAAAAGCAGCGCCTCACCAACCTGGATGGCGGCGGAACAACCTTTACCACCCAGGCCTATAGTCAGGCAAATATGCAGATCAACAGCCGCTGGAGTCTGCTGGGAGGTGTCCATGTTCTTTTCCTGGGTCAAAATGGAACAGCCAGTGTCGATCCCCGTATTTCCGCCCGATTTCGCTTCAACCCGGATCATTACCTGAGTCTGGCAATGGGAAAGCACAGCCAGATGTTACCCCTCGCAGCGTATTTTTATCAGGACACAAATGGATTTCAACCGAATGCCAATCTGCCGATGATCCATTCCAATCATCTGATCCTCAGTCATACGTACATCACCCGCTCGCATCTCAAGTTCAATACCGAATTGTACCTTCAACAATTGCACAAAGTGCCCGTAAAGCCGGATGCAGAATCCGATTACTGGATGCTTAATGAACAATCCAATTTCCCGCAATTCCCGGTCGTAAGTGTCGGCAAAGGAATGAATTACGGCATAGACCTCGCCATTGAAAAGTTTTTTACCAATCAGGTTTATTTTCTGTTCAATGGTTCCTGGTTCAATGCGACCTACCATGCCTATGATGGAGTCAGCCATCCCAGCCGTTTCGCAAGCAGATGGGTGTCCGCATTGACACTGGGCCGTGAGGTAGCCTTCCGCAACGGTAACACCCTTCAGTTCGGTGGTCGTTATTTATTTAATGGTGGCTTCCGTTACACACCCTATGATCCGGTCTTATCGGAGCTTCAAAACACCTATGTACCACTGGCAGGAGCCAGTTGGGAAGGACAGGTTCCTGCTTACCAGCGGCTCGATGCCCGGATCGCTTACCGATTCAATCGGTCCCGCTACAGCGGTATCCTTTCCCTGGATATCCAGAATGTGCTGAGTACAAAAAATATCAGCTCTGTGGGCTATGATGCTGTCAGGAATGAGCTCTACTTCCGACAATATCCCGGAGGGGATTTTATCCCGGTTTTAAGTTATCAGGTAGACTTCTAAATAAAAACCAAATGCAAATCAAATTCATCCTGGAGTGGATCCTGCGGATCGTGCTGGCCCTGATCCTCGTGCAAACTTTATTTTTCAAGTTCACGGGTGCGCCGGAGAGCATCTACATTTTCGAGAAGACCGGATTGGGAGCGCCTGGTCGCATTGGCAGTGGCATCGTCGAGCTGATCGCCTCCATACTCCTGCTGATTCCAAAATGGAAGACGTATGGCGCTTTGCTTGCTTTCGGCTCTATGTCGGGAGCGATCTTTTTCCACCTCACCTCACTGGGAATCGATGTCATGGGAGACGGTGGCACCTTGTTTTATCTGGCTTGTCTGGTATGGCTGGGAAGCCTGTACCTGCTCATCCGTTACCGGCATGAGTGGATCCCGGAACGGTTCCTTGCTGCCAAAAACAAATAGAGGGTCAACCCTTAACCAACGCTTTAATTTGGTTGAAACAGGTTTGCAGGCAGCGGGGTAAGTACAATTTTGCTGTTGCATTCAGATAACCGCACTATCTGTTCGGTGTCATTTTTTTTCATGGCCCTTTTCATTATCTTACCTTTTTCAAATCTCATCTGAGGTGATCAGCTGATCACTTCAAAAATTCACTTGTCATGAAACAATCACGCCGTTCATTTCTCCGGCAGTCCAGCCTGGCTGCGGGTTCATTTATCATTGTACCCCGGCATGTCCTGGGAAGGGGATTTACAGCTCCCAGTGACAAGATCGGTTTAGGATTTATCGGTTTAGGAAAACAGTGTGGAGGGCTGGCCAATCAATTTGGTAAAATAGAATCGGTTGAAATCCTGGCCGGCAGTGATGTGTGGACGACAAAAATGGAATGGTTCAAGGACCATGTCGGCAAGATATATGCGGAACAGAAAAACAATCCATCTTATTCCGGGCTAAAACTGACCGGGGAGTATGAGGAGCTGCTGGCTATTCCCGATATCGATGCTGTAGTCATTGCGACGCCGGATCACTGGCATGCTGTTCAGGCCATACATGCTATGGAGGCAGGCAAGGACGTATATTGCGAGAAACCCATGACGCATACCGTTCAGGAAGGTATCGATATGGTCACGACGGCTCAGCGAACCGGAAAGGTTGTGCAGGTGGGTTCAATGCAAAGATCGTGGGAGTCCTTCCGGAAAGCCGTAGAGTTGGTTCGGAATGGCTACGTGGGAGACATCTCAAAGGTGCTGGTCAACGTGGGTGATCCGGCCATACCTTACAATTTAGCTGCTGAAGCATTGCCACCGGAGGTCAACTGGGATCGCTGGTGCGGACCAACTAAAAAACTGTCCTATAATAACCGGCTGGCTCCGGCCCGCAATGATGTTGATTTCTGGCCTGATTGGCGGCTGTATAAAGAAACCGGAGGAGGAATCCTGGCCGACTGGGGCGCGCACATGTTTGACATAGCCCAATGGGGCCTAGGCATGGATCGCAGTGGTCCGGTATCCTTTGCTCCACCGGCAGATCCTAAGGCTGTGCGCGGATTACAGATGAAATATGCTAACGGCATTGAAATGGTCCATGAAGATTTTGGGCGGGGTTGGGCTGTACGGTTCATCGGCAGTGAAGGATCCCTGGATGTGAGCAGGCAATTCCTGGATTCGAATCCGGAAAATATTGCCCAGGCGGCTATTAAGCCATCCGACACGATGGTTTACCATTCCGACAATCATTATCAGGATTTTCTGGATGCGATCAAAAAGCGTTCGTCACCTATCTGTGATGTTGAGACCGGCCACCGTTCGGCATCGGTCTGTAACCTGGCAAACATAGCCTACTGGCTCAACCGTCCTCTGACCTGGGATCCGGTAGCCCAACAGTTTCCCGGGGACAAGGAGGCTAACAAATTGCTCAATTACAAGCACAGGAAACCTTATCGAATGTAGAACCCTAGTGCCTTCCAGGATGTAATGGAAGTCATTTTGTGCCAGTCCTGTTTACTTGAAACAGGTGTTGCTTGTTTCCAAACCGAAAGGTTAGGTCAGCCATGATCTATCTCATTAGGCGGGCTGTGCCGGTTCAGTTACCTTTACCTGAAATCATTAACACCGCAAGACCAAATAAAATGACTTTTCGTTGGATCTCCTGCCTGCTTATCCCTGTCCTGCTGATTGGTTGTCAGGAACAGAAATCGGATGAAAACATTGTCGTTATCGGAGGTGGCTTGATGGGGAGTGCCGCTGCCTGGCAATTGGCTCGCCAGGGAGAACAGGTGCTGCTTCTGGAACAACAGGACTCCATTTATACGTTTGGATCCAGTTTCGGTGATGCCCGCATATCCCGAGCACTTGGCCCCAGAAACGATTTATTCACCTATCTCCAGCAGCGCAGTGTCCAGGAGACGCAGCAATTGCTCGACTTTCTCGCTGAAAAATCCGGGCAAACCCAATCTATGGACGAGATATACCATACCTCCCCGGTAACTTATATCTATTATAATTCTGAAAAAATGGCGTTTGATCAATTGGTGAAGAACCAGTCGATCCCTACAGAATACGCAACCAATGCGGATGATGCAAAAACAAAATTTGATCTTTCTGTTCCCGATTCTGCACTGGTTATCCGTGAAATAAACCCCTATTCCGGCACCCTGAACCCCCGGGTACTCATCCATAAAATGCAGGAAGGATTTCGTCTGGCTGGTGGCACGATCCGTTTCCGGCACCGGGTTACCCAGCTGATCAGAACAGATGATGGGTTTGAACTGGAGGTGGAAAATCTTGGTGATGGAAGCAAAGTAACCATTCATGCTGCTCGGGTGGTCTCTGCCGCGGGTCCCTATAATGGACAATTACTTAAAGACATCGCACCCTACGTTTCGGAGCTGATCCATCCCCAGCGGGTATTTCTGAATTATTTCAAGATTGATCCTCAGGTTTACCAGTCGTTGACCGGTGAGCAAAAAGCAAAATTCCAGGATTATTTTCCTGTGGCTGACATGACTCCGGAGATCATGTATGCCATGGTTGAAAAATGGGATCCCGATGGCAGCCCTGTGCTCAAGATCGGCGGACACTACCTGCGACAAGACATTACCAATCTGGATAATGTCTGGCAGAAAGAGGTTTCATCTACGGAAGTTGCCTGGGGCCGGGACCATCTCGCCAGATACCTCCAGCAATTGCATTTGCCCATCACCGGCGAAAATCTGATCAAGACCGGGGCCCATTCCTGTGTCTATTCCCTCACCCGGACTGAGACACCATATGTCTGTTCCCTGATGAACCTGGATAAGCGCCAGGACCCTAATCTTGTTCTGGTAGGGGGTATGTCAGGGATAGGAGCCAAGGGTACACTGACCTATGGACTGATTGCCGCGAACATCCTGCTGGGGAAAGAAGATCCGGCACCTATCTATCACCAGGCAACCTATGCCCTGGGATTTCAGCATTTGATCAGTGACCTTAAAGAATGATTTAATTCTCTTCTTTCGGAAAGTAGTTTACATCTTATAATATTCCGGGGAAACGCTAATTTCAAACCCGGGTCCGCCACAGCCACGGGCGATAAAGGGTGGATCCATGAATATCAATGCGTAATAGCCTTGCTTTGCACTGGCAGATCATGCTGGGGCTAATACTGGGGATCGGATTTGGTGTCCTCTCCGTTCATTTCGGGTGGTCTTCTTTCGTTAAAGACTGGATAAAACCCTGGGGAACCATATTTATCAATTGCCTGAAACTCATTGCCGTTCCCCTGATCCTGGTATCGTTGATCAAAGGCGTATCCGATCTGAAGGATCTGAGTAAGCTGTCATCCATGGGTATCCGCACCGTTGGCTGGTACCTGCTGACCACCGTTACTGCAATAGCGACTGGCCTCATACTGGTAAACCTGTTCAAGCCTGGCCATTTTATCCATGCCGATATGCGCGAGACCTTGCTCCAGTCCTATGGTGAAGGCGCCGCAACCCGCATCCAATCGGCTCAGTCCACAGTGGCTCAAGGCCCGCTGCAACCTTTGATCGATATATTTCCCGATAACATGATGGCAGCCTTTTCGGATAACACCAAAATGCTCCAGTCGATCTTTGTTGCCATCCTCCTGGGAATTGGTCTGATCCTCATTGACCAGGCAAAAGCCAAGCCGGTCAAGGACTTCTTTGATAGTCTGAACGACCTGATTATGAAGGTCGTCGATCTGATCATGCTGACCGCCCCCTTAGGCGCTTTTGCCCTTTTGGCTTCCCTGATCGCTGAAGCACCTTCCTTTGACCTTATTCGGGCCCTGCTATCGTATAGCGGGTGCGTGGTCCTGGGATTGGCGATCCTCTTAAGTGCATTCTATCCGGTACTGGTGCGGTTATTCACGAAGATTAGCTACAAGAAATTCTGGAAGGAAATGTTGCCGGCCCAGCTGGTAGCTTTTTCGACCAGCAGCAGTGCGGCAACGCTTCCGGTTACCATGGAACGCGTCCAGGAACATCTGGGGGTTGATGAAGAAGTCGCCAGTTTTGTTCTCCCTATTGGCGCAACGGTGAATATGGATGGAACCAGCTTGTATCAGGGCGTAGCGGCAGTGTTTATAGCCCAGGCCATGGGCATACACCTGGGGTTAAGCGATCAGTTGGGCATCCTGCTCACGGCCACCCTGGCATCCATCGGGGCAGCAGCTGTCCCGGGAGCCGGCATGATCATGCTGGTGATCGTGCTGGGAGCTGCCGGAATACCGGAGGCCGGGCTGGCTTTGATCATGGCTGTTGATCGTCCGCTGGATATGATGCGGACCATAGCCAATGTGACCAGCGATGCCTGCGTATCCATACTGGTAGCAAGCAAACTTGATAAACTAAACCAATAAGCGGTACGGTTATCCTTTCCAAACAGGATCAACATTAACGCCAGGATTGATGCATGTTATACATACAAATCTTTTGAAGCACGGTAAGATTTGTATTTTCGCGACTTTATTCACAGAAATTAGTCGTCATGACGTCGTTTCAATCCTATGAACACCCCTACCCGATCAATCCGAAATACAAAAAACGGGTTGCTTATTTCTGTATGGAATTTGGCATCGATCAGGCGCTGAAGATCTATTCCGGTGGCCTGGGTTATCTGGCCGGTTCGCATATGCGTTCGGCTTATCAGCTGCAACAGCCGGTCATTGGCATTGGGATCCTCTGGAAATATGGCTACTACGATCAGGTACGCAAACAGGATCAAAGCATGGATGTCCTGTTTATGGAGCGTCATTATAATTTCCTCGAGGACACCGGAATTACCCTGCAAATTGAAGTACATAACAATACGGTCAATTTAAAAGTCTATTATTTACCTCCCACCCGCTTTAACACGGCGCCGATCTTTCTGCTCTCCACGGACATTCCTGAAAACGATTACCTCTCTCAAAAGATCAGCCACCACCTTTATGATTCCAATACATCCGCTAAGATGGCCCAGCATATATTGCTTGGAGCCGGCGGGATGGCTCTGTTGGAAGCATTGAATTACCGGGCCGATATCCATCACTTCAATGAAGCCCACCCATTGCCGGGAGCCTTCAAATTGTATGAAAAATACCATGATCTGGAGGAAGTAAAAAAGAGGCTGGTTTTTACCACCCATACACCTGTTCCTGCCGGAAATGAGATCCTGAACATGGACCATCTCTTCCAGATGAGCTACTTTGGGAAATTGGACATGAGTACGGTGCGGGAAATAACCGGTACGTACGGATCCGAGCTCAATCTGACCCTGGCCATGTTGCGACTGTCACGGAGAGCCAATGCCGTCTCGCAAATGCATGGTGATGTAGCCCGGGAAATGTGGGGCGGATTCTCCGATATCTGTCCTATCGGAGCTATAACCAATGCTCAAAATGCACGTTTCTGGGCTGACCAGGAGATGGCAGAGGCCCTTAAACTGGGCGATGCCGATGCTATTCGTGCCCGCAAACGCCATTTCAAGCAAATTCTATCTGCAGAAGTCGCCGATCA harbors:
- the glgP gene encoding alpha-glucan family phosphorylase; this encodes MTSFQSYEHPYPINPKYKKRVAYFCMEFGIDQALKIYSGGLGYLAGSHMRSAYQLQQPVIGIGILWKYGYYDQVRKQDQSMDVLFMERHYNFLEDTGITLQIEVHNNTVNLKVYYLPPTRFNTAPIFLLSTDIPENDYLSQKISHHLYDSNTSAKMAQHILLGAGGMALLEALNYRADIHHFNEAHPLPGAFKLYEKYHDLEEVKKRLVFTTHTPVPAGNEILNMDHLFQMSYFGKLDMSTVREITGTYGSELNLTLAMLRLSRRANAVSQMHGDVAREMWGGFSDICPIGAITNAQNARFWADQEMAEALKLGDADAIRARKRHFKQILSAEVADQTGKILNPDALTIVWARRYAPYKRAQLFTMDPDRFHRLLTDQDRPVQFIWAGKPYPFDHHAIEVFNSLVRFTNNYPNCAVLVGYEIGLSKMLKQGSDVWLNNPRIGKEASGTSGMTAAMNGSLNFSIPDGWVPEFGKHLHNAFVSEPADPNLSEWHQDEHDLHKMMDILEYDVIRMYYENQDDWMQMVVNSMTEIQPFFDSNRMADEYYEKLYR
- a CDS encoding TonB-dependent receptor gives rise to the protein MTRSLLRTLALSTAFILFGGAFISLKSQSLTQRVTGKVVDQVTHQPLPGVSVVVLDTDPLMGTVSDDDGTFALEQVPVGRHQLQCSYVGYQTYTTEGLVITSAKAVQIDIELAEGVDLASVEVIASGFANAPVNNLAMVSARSFTVEETERIAASVNDMGRMALSYPGVQQGGDDTENDIIIRGNSSFGILWRLEGIDIPNPNHFARPGTSGGGITIFSAQLLSRSDFYTGGMPAEYGNALSGAFDIHFKHGNLQEREYRIKTGLLGLDFATEGPIRKDHSSYVVNYRYSTLGLLNKLGFHLVGERVSNDFQDLSFNIYRESDDKKKQWTLFGMGGISLEHYTPVTDPEEREPGIANEWEDRRQGSNMAALGSTYTHLLNEKSYLKGVVALMGSDIFRMYDTLNLEDVRYRYNTENYLDNRLSTSWTYSVQMNERWSLKSGLIGHLIFYRFFNETNPRSSITDITEKQRLTNLDGGGTTFTTQAYSQANMQINSRWSLLGGVHVLFLGQNGTASVDPRISARFRFNPDHYLSLAMGKHSQMLPLAAYFYQDTNGFQPNANLPMIHSNHLILSHTYITRSHLKFNTELYLQQLHKVPVKPDAESDYWMLNEQSNFPQFPVVSVGKGMNYGIDLAIEKFFTNQVYFLFNGSWFNATYHAYDGVSHPSRFASRWVSALTLGREVAFRNGNTLQFGGRYLFNGGFRYTPYDPVLSELQNTYVPLAGASWEGQVPAYQRLDARIAYRFNRSRYSGILSLDIQNVLSTKNISSVGYDAVRNELYFRQYPGGDFIPVLSYQVDF
- a CDS encoding FAD-dependent oxidoreductase; this encodes MTFRWISCLLIPVLLIGCQEQKSDENIVVIGGGLMGSAAAWQLARQGEQVLLLEQQDSIYTFGSSFGDARISRALGPRNDLFTYLQQRSVQETQQLLDFLAEKSGQTQSMDEIYHTSPVTYIYYNSEKMAFDQLVKNQSIPTEYATNADDAKTKFDLSVPDSALVIREINPYSGTLNPRVLIHKMQEGFRLAGGTIRFRHRVTQLIRTDDGFELEVENLGDGSKVTIHAARVVSAAGPYNGQLLKDIAPYVSELIHPQRVFLNYFKIDPQVYQSLTGEQKAKFQDYFPVADMTPEIMYAMVEKWDPDGSPVLKIGGHYLRQDITNLDNVWQKEVSSTEVAWGRDHLARYLQQLHLPITGENLIKTGAHSCVYSLTRTETPYVCSLMNLDKRQDPNLVLVGGMSGIGAKGTLTYGLIAANILLGKEDPAPIYHQATYALGFQHLISDLKE
- a CDS encoding DoxX family protein, which gives rise to MQIKFILEWILRIVLALILVQTLFFKFTGAPESIYIFEKTGLGAPGRIGSGIVELIASILLLIPKWKTYGALLAFGSMSGAIFFHLTSLGIDVMGDGGTLFYLACLVWLGSLYLLIRYRHEWIPERFLAAKNK
- a CDS encoding Gfo/Idh/MocA family oxidoreductase; this encodes MKQSRRSFLRQSSLAAGSFIIVPRHVLGRGFTAPSDKIGLGFIGLGKQCGGLANQFGKIESVEILAGSDVWTTKMEWFKDHVGKIYAEQKNNPSYSGLKLTGEYEELLAIPDIDAVVIATPDHWHAVQAIHAMEAGKDVYCEKPMTHTVQEGIDMVTTAQRTGKVVQVGSMQRSWESFRKAVELVRNGYVGDISKVLVNVGDPAIPYNLAAEALPPEVNWDRWCGPTKKLSYNNRLAPARNDVDFWPDWRLYKETGGGILADWGAHMFDIAQWGLGMDRSGPVSFAPPADPKAVRGLQMKYANGIEMVHEDFGRGWAVRFIGSEGSLDVSRQFLDSNPENIAQAAIKPSDTMVYHSDNHYQDFLDAIKKRSSPICDVETGHRSASVCNLANIAYWLNRPLTWDPVAQQFPGDKEANKLLNYKHRKPYRM
- a CDS encoding dicarboxylate/amino acid:cation symporter, whose amino-acid sequence is MRNSLALHWQIMLGLILGIGFGVLSVHFGWSSFVKDWIKPWGTIFINCLKLIAVPLILVSLIKGVSDLKDLSKLSSMGIRTVGWYLLTTVTAIATGLILVNLFKPGHFIHADMRETLLQSYGEGAATRIQSAQSTVAQGPLQPLIDIFPDNMMAAFSDNTKMLQSIFVAILLGIGLILIDQAKAKPVKDFFDSLNDLIMKVVDLIMLTAPLGAFALLASLIAEAPSFDLIRALLSYSGCVVLGLAILLSAFYPVLVRLFTKISYKKFWKEMLPAQLVAFSTSSSAATLPVTMERVQEHLGVDEEVASFVLPIGATVNMDGTSLYQGVAAVFIAQAMGIHLGLSDQLGILLTATLASIGAAAVPGAGMIMLVIVLGAAGIPEAGLALIMAVDRPLDMMRTIANVTSDACVSILVASKLDKLNQ